The bacterium nucleotide sequence CGGACACGCTGGTATTGCCTGTCTGTATACGGAAGAAGTATACTCCGCTTGTTGCTTTTGAACCTGCGTCGGTGATGCCGTTCCAGCTGACGTTGTATTGACCGGCGTTGTGCAGTCCATTGACGAGTGTCTTTACGAGAGAACCCGATGCATCGTAAACCTTGAGTGCAATACTGCCCGATTCAGGTAAAGAGTAACTTATACCGGAGTTCGATGAAAGGATGGAAGGAACCGAAAGAGTAACAGGTGAAACGGGAGCGACCTCTTCCAAGCCTTCAGACAAGGGTTCGTTGCTTTGAGCGTGGTATATCTCGTCGTCACCGTCGGAGTTGTTCCAGAAGAAGATATGACCGATTCTGTTTGCGCCAATGGTAAAGAAGCGACCTAAAAAAGCAAAATCATTAACGCTGTTATCGGTCACGCGA carries:
- a CDS encoding T9SS type A sorting domain-containing protein, with translation RVTDNSVNDFAFLGRFFTIGANRIGHIFFWNNSDGDDEIYHAQSNEPLSEGLEEVAPVSPVTLSVPSILSSNSGISYSLPESGSIALKVYDASGSLVKTLVNGLHNAGQYNVSWNGITDAGSKATSGVYFFRIQTGNTSVSAKTILK